A window of Chitinophagales bacterium contains these coding sequences:
- a CDS encoding EVE domain-containing protein, whose protein sequence is MYWLVKSEPFKYSWDQFEKDKQTMWDGVRNYAARNNLRSMKEGEEVFYYHSNEGLEIVGIAKVAKESYQDPTTDEEAWVAVDLKAYKKLKKPVSLDTIKKDKRLANMALIRLGRLSVQPVTEEEYKIILELAGM, encoded by the coding sequence ATGTACTGGCTTGTTAAATCAGAACCGTTTAAGTATTCCTGGGATCAGTTTGAAAAAGATAAACAAACGATGTGGGATGGGGTACGTAACTATGCTGCCAGGAATAACCTGAGATCGATGAAGGAAGGGGAGGAGGTATTTTATTATCACAGCAATGAAGGTCTCGAGATCGTGGGCATAGCAAAAGTAGCCAAGGAATCTTATCAGGACCCTACTACGGATGAAGAGGCCTGGGTCGCTGTAGACCTTAAAGCCTATAAAAAACTAAAGAAGCCGGTTTCCCTGGATACCATTAAAAAGGACAAAAGATTGGCCAACATGGCGCTGATCCGATTAGGCCGTTTATCCGTTCAACCCGTCACCGAAGAAGAATACAAGATCATTCTCGAACTCGCAGGAATGTAA
- the recF gene encoding DNA replication and repair protein RecF (All proteins in this family for which functions are known are DNA-binding proteins that assist the filamentation of RecA onto DNA for the initiation of recombination or recombinational repair.) — protein MLKINSISLVQFKNYANRTFSFPERVTGICGRNGVGKTNLLDALHYLCFTKSYFTRQDGACVRQGTSGFRLEGQVDYKGMTEKAVCLLRENGKKEFSIDGLAYDRFSAHIGRYPCVIIAPDDMEIITGGSEDRRRFLDALLSQVDPEYLQHLILYNKVLVQRNSQLKRMAESGQQDLALLEVLDKQLIQEAGPIFEKRRDFLVLFLPMVKQVYNEISGQFEDVSLIYDSEMLEAGLDELLKLTRKKDLALQRTTSGIHRDDIEIQFGGMAFRQIASQGQRKSLLFALKLAELEVLLQRKGFPPLLLLDDVFEKLDEDRIANLLERVCLHHEGQVLITDTNAERLAAHLDQTGIPYSLLDL, from the coding sequence GTGTTGAAAATTAATTCCATATCGTTGGTCCAGTTTAAGAACTACGCAAACCGGACTTTCTCCTTCCCCGAGCGGGTCACGGGTATTTGTGGGCGGAATGGAGTGGGTAAGACCAATCTGCTGGATGCCCTGCATTATCTGTGCTTTACAAAAAGCTATTTTACCCGTCAGGATGGGGCTTGTGTTCGGCAGGGAACATCGGGCTTTCGGCTTGAAGGACAGGTAGATTACAAGGGTATGACGGAGAAAGCTGTATGTCTTTTGCGGGAAAACGGGAAAAAGGAGTTTTCCATTGATGGGTTGGCCTACGACCGTTTTTCTGCCCATATAGGGCGTTATCCCTGTGTGATCATCGCTCCGGATGACATGGAGATCATTACGGGAGGGAGTGAGGACAGAAGGCGGTTCCTGGATGCCCTGCTCAGTCAGGTTGACCCGGAATACCTTCAACACCTGATTCTTTATAACAAAGTGCTGGTACAGCGCAATTCCCAGCTTAAACGCATGGCGGAATCGGGGCAACAGGACCTGGCCTTGCTGGAGGTGCTGGACAAACAGCTTATTCAGGAAGCCGGGCCGATTTTTGAAAAAAGACGGGATTTCCTGGTTTTGTTCCTTCCTATGGTCAAACAGGTGTACAATGAGATTTCCGGGCAATTTGAGGATGTAAGTCTGATTTATGACAGTGAAATGTTGGAGGCTGGTTTGGACGAACTGTTGAAACTGACCCGGAAAAAGGACCTGGCCCTGCAGCGCACCACCTCCGGTATTCACCGGGATGATATCGAGATCCAGTTTGGCGGAATGGCCTTTCGCCAAATTGCTTCCCAGGGGCAACGTAAGAGTTTGCTATTTGCCCTGAAACTGGCCGAGTTGGAGGTCCTACTTCAGCGAAAAGGGTTTCCTCCCCTGCTTTTACTGGATGACGTATTTGAAAAACTGGATGAGGACCGGATTGCCAACCTGCTCGAACGGGTTTGCCTCCACCATGAAGGCCAGGTGCTGATCACCGACACCAATGCCGAACGTCTTGCTGCCCATCTTGACCAAACGGGTATCCCCTATTCCCTCCTTGACCTTTGA
- a CDS encoding fasciclin domain-containing protein, whose translation MKRIKQSALLFLASLFFIQTQAQKENTVEVGGAPMYPSKNIVENAVNSKDHTTLVAAVKAAGLVETLQSDGPFTVFAPTNAAFDLLPKGTVETLLKPENKATLTKVLTYHVVSGKIDAKELVRRIKEGNGKTELTTVAGGKLWAMMEGKNVVLKDEKGGMATVTIKDVYQKNGVIHVIDHVVLPQ comes from the coding sequence ATGAAACGGATCAAACAATCAGCTTTACTATTTTTGGCCTCTTTGTTTTTCATCCAAACACAGGCTCAGAAAGAGAACACGGTTGAAGTAGGCGGCGCCCCCATGTATCCTTCGAAAAACATTGTGGAGAATGCGGTCAATTCAAAAGACCATACCACGCTGGTGGCTGCTGTGAAGGCGGCCGGCCTGGTGGAGACTCTCCAATCTGATGGACCTTTTACCGTATTTGCTCCTACCAATGCAGCCTTCGACCTGTTGCCGAAGGGTACAGTGGAGACCCTGTTGAAACCAGAGAATAAAGCCACATTGACCAAGGTACTAACCTATCATGTTGTGTCTGGAAAGATCGATGCCAAAGAACTGGTGCGTCGCATCAAAGAAGGCAATGGAAAAACAGAATTGACCACTGTTGCCGGAGGAAAACTCTGGGCCATGATGGAAGGTAAGAACGTGGTATTAAAAGATGAGAAAGGTGGGATGGCTACCGTGACCATCAAAGATGTTTATCAAAAGAATGGGGTGATCCATGTGATCGACCATGTGGTCCTTCCCCAATAA
- a CDS encoding tetratricopeptide repeat protein, translating into MSKENQVIEKDHNEVVVEKAKDFWSKYQRPILIASALIILIAGGYIGYKKFYKEPLLAKAEDALFKAEEYYRRDSLQKALNGDLINPGFVKVISKYGNTPAGNLARLYAADCYARTGDFAKAEQYISDFHTDQKMLQATAFKLHADVLSEQGKNDKAIDLYKKAAGHFTEDKENSAVYLSMAAMLCEKTGKTKEAIELFKELKEKFPRTAAGSEADKYLGKLGGL; encoded by the coding sequence ATGTCGAAAGAGAACCAGGTGATCGAAAAAGACCACAATGAGGTAGTGGTGGAAAAGGCCAAAGATTTTTGGTCAAAATACCAACGCCCCATCCTGATCGCCAGTGCCCTGATCATTTTAATTGCCGGTGGCTACATCGGATATAAAAAATTCTACAAAGAACCCTTGCTTGCCAAAGCAGAAGATGCCCTCTTTAAAGCAGAAGAGTATTATCGCAGGGATTCACTTCAGAAAGCCCTGAATGGAGACCTGATCAATCCGGGTTTTGTAAAAGTGATCAGCAAATATGGCAATACACCCGCAGGCAACCTGGCTCGCTTATATGCGGCCGATTGCTATGCCCGTACCGGTGATTTTGCCAAAGCCGAACAATACATCTCGGATTTCCACACAGATCAGAAAATGTTACAGGCAACCGCCTTTAAGCTGCATGCCGATGTACTGTCCGAACAAGGCAAAAATGACAAGGCTATCGATCTGTATAAAAAGGCAGCCGGTCATTTCACAGAAGACAAGGAGAATTCTGCCGTATATCTTTCCATGGCTGCAATGCTCTGTGAAAAAACGGGCAAGACAAAAGAAGCCATTGAACTTTTCAAAGAATTGAAAGAAAAATTCCCCAGGACCGCTGCCGGTAGTGAAGCAGATAAGTATCTGGGTAAACTTGGAGGCCTGTAA
- a CDS encoding 6,7-dimethyl-8-ribityllumazine synthase, protein MADISNSNLLNTAAGILKKNACIVLVKTEWNAAITDELENGCLRYFKNEKVKSLETLIVPGAIEIPFAIKKHWDNVSVKHKPDAYIALGCVIRGGTPHFEYVCRSVTDGITQLNLLLPVPTIFGVLTVDNEEQARERLGGKHGHKGEEAAITALKMIAFSRNLNK, encoded by the coding sequence ATGGCGGATATAAGCAATAGTAACTTATTGAATACAGCTGCAGGCATTCTGAAAAAGAATGCCTGTATTGTTTTGGTCAAAACAGAATGGAATGCCGCGATTACCGATGAACTCGAGAATGGCTGTCTTCGCTATTTTAAGAATGAAAAAGTAAAAAGCCTGGAAACCCTGATCGTTCCAGGGGCTATAGAGATCCCCTTTGCCATTAAGAAGCATTGGGACAATGTCAGTGTAAAGCACAAACCAGATGCCTATATCGCCCTGGGTTGTGTGATCCGGGGTGGAACACCCCATTTCGAATATGTGTGCCGGTCGGTCACCGATGGCATCACCCAACTCAACCTACTCCTTCCTGTTCCCACCATTTTTGGGGTACTGACCGTAGATAATGAAGAGCAGGCGCGGGAAAGACTGGGTGGAAAACATGGACATAAAGGCGAAGAAGCGGCAATCACCGCCCTGAAAATGATCGCCTTTTCGCGTAACTTGAACAAATGA
- the pdhA gene encoding pyruvate dehydrogenase (acetyl-transferring) E1 component subunit alpha translates to MATKFSKETYLYWYELMQLIRQFELMAEEKYKMEGKIRGFFHAYVGQEAIAAGCMTATRPEDLYITAYRDHGLAIAKGVSVNSCMAELYGKSTGNAKGKGGSMHFFGKDVNFFGGHGIVGAQIGTGTGLAFAEKYKGTDNVVLCFFGDGAARQGILHESFNLAMLWKLPVIYICENNNYAMGTSVERTSNVIDIYKLADAYEMPGDAVDGMHPEAVHEAVARAVKRARQGDGPTLLEMKTYRYKGHSISDPQKYRTKEEVDEYKDKDPLQQVLQTILQQKHASQEEINGINARVDDIVNESVRFAEESPWPDDDEVLKDIYVDKNYPFIVD, encoded by the coding sequence GTGGCGACAAAATTTTCCAAAGAGACTTACCTGTACTGGTACGAACTGATGCAACTGATCCGCCAGTTTGAGCTGATGGCGGAAGAAAAGTACAAAATGGAAGGAAAGATCCGTGGGTTTTTTCATGCCTATGTAGGACAGGAGGCCATTGCCGCGGGATGTATGACCGCTACACGTCCGGAAGATCTTTATATCACCGCGTACCGCGATCATGGTCTTGCGATTGCCAAAGGGGTTTCTGTCAACAGTTGTATGGCAGAACTTTATGGCAAGTCAACAGGTAATGCCAAAGGAAAAGGTGGTTCGATGCACTTCTTCGGGAAGGATGTAAACTTTTTTGGAGGTCATGGTATCGTAGGCGCACAGATCGGAACCGGTACGGGATTGGCCTTTGCAGAAAAATACAAAGGCACCGACAATGTGGTGCTCTGTTTCTTTGGTGATGGCGCTGCCCGCCAGGGAATCCTGCATGAATCATTCAACCTGGCCATGCTCTGGAAACTTCCGGTGATCTACATCTGCGAGAATAATAACTATGCCATGGGTACCTCCGTAGAGCGTACTTCCAATGTGATCGATATTTACAAACTGGCCGATGCTTATGAAATGCCTGGTGATGCTGTTGATGGCATGCACCCCGAAGCCGTTCATGAAGCAGTAGCCCGCGCTGTAAAAAGAGCGCGTCAGGGTGATGGCCCCACCTTGCTGGAAATGAAAACATACCGGTACAAAGGCCATTCGATTTCTGATCCTCAGAAATACCGTACCAAAGAAGAAGTGGACGAATACAAAGACAAAGACCCGCTTCAACAGGTTCTTCAAACCATCCTCCAGCAAAAACACGCATCCCAGGAAGAGATCAATGGTATCAATGCCCGGGTGGATGATATCGTGAATGAATCCGTTCGCTTTGCAGAAGAAAGCCCCTGGCCGGATGATGATGAAGTATTGAAAGATATTTATGTGGATAAGAACTATCCGTTTATTGTAGACTAA
- a CDS encoding PorT family protein: protein MKRILILGLLFAGVSASSQSLHFGLKGGANITNFTGGDFGTIKNKAIVAFHGGAYLNIQFAGLSVQPEVLISSQGSKLEDAGNTETWKATYIAVPVMLKFKPSGNFYLEAGPQVSFKISEDIGNQTFNEFAKDLDLSIGAGLGIQGKSGFGLGARYMAGLSKVGDFTSSSIDPDFKNGVLQISLMIGLGGGK, encoded by the coding sequence ATGAAAAGAATTCTGATCCTCGGACTCTTATTCGCCGGAGTAAGTGCTTCTTCCCAATCCCTGCATTTTGGATTAAAAGGCGGAGCTAATATCACCAATTTCACCGGAGGCGATTTCGGAACCATAAAGAACAAAGCCATCGTGGCCTTTCATGGCGGTGCTTATCTCAATATTCAATTTGCCGGATTGTCGGTACAACCCGAAGTTTTGATCTCTTCCCAAGGGTCCAAATTAGAAGATGCAGGAAATACAGAAACCTGGAAAGCTACATATATCGCTGTCCCTGTTATGCTGAAATTTAAACCATCAGGAAATTTCTACCTGGAAGCAGGCCCTCAGGTCTCCTTTAAGATCAGTGAAGATATAGGCAACCAGACTTTCAATGAATTTGCCAAAGATCTGGATCTCTCCATTGGTGCCGGTTTAGGCATTCAGGGAAAATCCGGATTTGGATTGGGAGCACGCTACATGGCGGGTTTGTCGAAAGTGGGAGACTTTACGAGCAGTTCCATCGATCCAGATTTTAAGAACGGAGTATTGCAGATCTCGTTGATGATCGGGCTTGGTGGCGGGAAATAG
- a CDS encoding saccharopine dehydrogenase NADP-binding domain-containing protein: MHQILLLGAGKSATVLIDYLLENASRENWFLTLADMNLEAAKNKLGSSPHGKAVAIDIQQPEERNKFIAASDIVISLLPPTLHQLAALSCVEMGKHLLTASYVDESIQKLANVIEQKGLLFLCEMGLDPGIDHMSAMKIIDGIHAKGGKVNRFLSHCGGLVAPESDDNPWHYKISWNPRNIILAGSAGAVYKENNQETRKPYTQVFESCPAISVPGLPALAWYPNRDSLAYIPLYHLEEAHTFIRTTLRYKSFCEAWQGIVAAGLTSVVDKVEPGTTYKDWSSGLSKVQKENHFEAYSFLGLFDDRKIEPPVRDSATILQELTEQKLILSPSDKDMIVMIHELEYEINNQPYQLTSHLVVKGRDHLRTAMAKTVGLPLGIAAKFILNGTIRSKGLKIPTESAIYLPVLKELEKEGICFEEKQETISY, translated from the coding sequence ATGCATCAGATATTGTTGTTGGGTGCCGGAAAGTCAGCTACGGTCTTAATTGATTATCTTTTAGAAAATGCAAGTCGGGAAAACTGGTTCCTTACCCTGGCAGATATGAACCTGGAGGCTGCTAAAAACAAATTGGGGAGCTCTCCCCATGGAAAGGCAGTTGCAATCGATATTCAGCAGCCAGAAGAACGAAATAAGTTTATTGCTGCATCAGATATTGTTATATCCCTGCTCCCTCCCACTTTACACCAATTAGCCGCCTTGAGTTGTGTGGAAATGGGGAAACACTTACTTACGGCATCGTATGTCGACGAATCGATCCAAAAATTAGCTAATGTCATTGAACAAAAAGGATTGCTTTTTTTATGTGAAATGGGTTTGGATCCGGGTATCGACCACATGAGCGCGATGAAGATCATTGATGGAATTCATGCCAAGGGTGGTAAGGTCAATCGTTTCCTATCTCATTGCGGCGGGCTGGTTGCACCGGAAAGCGATGATAACCCCTGGCATTATAAGATCAGTTGGAACCCGCGCAACATCATCCTGGCGGGATCAGCGGGTGCAGTTTATAAAGAAAATAATCAGGAGACACGAAAACCCTATACACAGGTTTTTGAATCCTGCCCAGCTATCTCTGTACCGGGTCTTCCTGCCCTTGCCTGGTATCCCAACCGCGACTCCCTCGCCTATATTCCACTTTATCACCTGGAAGAGGCGCATACCTTTATTCGCACCACCCTGCGCTATAAATCCTTTTGTGAAGCCTGGCAGGGAATTGTAGCGGCCGGGTTGACCAGTGTGGTGGATAAAGTAGAACCTGGCACTACATATAAAGACTGGTCATCCGGATTAAGCAAGGTGCAAAAGGAGAATCATTTTGAAGCCTACTCATTTCTGGGCCTCTTTGATGACCGGAAGATCGAACCTCCTGTGCGTGATTCCGCCACCATCCTTCAGGAACTGACCGAACAAAAACTGATCCTGTCCCCTTCTGATAAGGATATGATCGTCATGATACACGAACTGGAATATGAAATAAATAATCAGCCCTACCAGTTGACCAGCCACCTGGTGGTTAAAGGCAGGGACCATCTGCGTACAGCCATGGCAAAAACGGTTGGACTCCCATTGGGAATCGCGGCCAAATTCATTTTAAATGGAACTATCCGTTCAAAAGGGCTAAAGATACCTACCGAATCCGCTATTTATTTACCCGTACTTAAAGAGTTGGAAAAGGAAGGAATTTGTTTTGAGGAAAAGCAAGAAACTATTAGCTATTAG
- a CDS encoding DUF721 domain-containing protein produces the protein MGEFSLGEAIQSFLAKSRIKGSIQSLQIEEMWEEIMGKTIARYTESIRIFGDKLVIRTDVAPLRTELNFQKEKIKTRVNEALGENKIQEVIIQ, from the coding sequence ATGGGCGAATTTTCACTGGGCGAAGCCATTCAATCCTTTCTGGCCAAAAGCCGGATCAAAGGTTCCATCCAATCCCTTCAGATCGAAGAGATGTGGGAGGAAATCATGGGGAAAACCATTGCCCGCTATACCGAAAGCATTCGCATTTTTGGCGATAAACTGGTGATCCGTACAGATGTGGCCCCTTTACGCACGGAACTAAACTTTCAAAAGGAAAAGATCAAGACCCGGGTAAACGAAGCCCTTGGAGAAAATAAGATACAGGAAGTCATCATTCAATAA
- a CDS encoding (Fe-S)-binding protein yields MNVHLFIPCFVDQLYPETGFNMVKVLEKTGCVVNYNTNQTCCGQPAFNAGFWDEARSVGAKFVDDFKEAEYIVGPSASCVGFVRNYYTKLFDNSSRHNEVKELTGRIYEFSEFLVNVLQVTDLGATLKGKATYHDSCAGLRECGIKKEPRKLLEKVKGLELVEMNDVETCCGFGGTFAVKYESISVAMGEQKVENALATGAQYLISTDLSCLMHLQGYIRKNGHALQTMHLADVLASGW; encoded by the coding sequence ATGAACGTACATCTTTTCATACCTTGTTTTGTTGACCAGCTTTATCCTGAAACCGGCTTTAATATGGTCAAGGTGCTGGAAAAAACAGGCTGTGTGGTCAATTACAATACAAACCAGACATGTTGCGGGCAACCTGCTTTCAATGCGGGTTTTTGGGATGAGGCACGCTCCGTAGGAGCCAAATTTGTAGATGATTTCAAAGAGGCAGAGTACATTGTCGGCCCCAGTGCGAGTTGCGTTGGTTTTGTCAGGAACTACTACACCAAGCTGTTTGATAACTCTTCCCGTCACAATGAAGTAAAGGAACTCACCGGTCGCATCTATGAGTTCTCAGAGTTTTTGGTAAATGTTCTGCAGGTTACCGATCTCGGTGCCACGCTGAAAGGCAAAGCCACTTATCATGACAGTTGCGCCGGGCTACGGGAATGTGGCATAAAAAAAGAACCCCGGAAGTTATTGGAGAAAGTAAAGGGATTGGAGTTGGTTGAAATGAACGATGTGGAAACCTGTTGTGGTTTTGGTGGAACCTTTGCCGTTAAATATGAATCCATTTCCGTGGCCATGGGTGAGCAGAAGGTGGAAAATGCCCTGGCTACCGGAGCACAATACTTGATCTCTACCGATCTGTCCTGCCTGATGCACCTGCAGGGCTATATCCGAAAAAACGGACATGCCCTGCAGACAATGCACCTGGCAGATGTACTCGCCAGTGGATGGTAG
- a CDS encoding NAD-dependent deacylase — translation MDMKKMVVLTGAGVSAESGLKTFRDSDGLWEGYRVEDVATFQAWRKDPELVLEFYNVRRKGVLEAKPNAAHTGLAELEKDFDVTIITQNIDDLHERAGSTRVLHLHGEILKMRSESNAKLIYPITGDIRLGDTAEDGAQLRPHIVWFGESVPMMDAAVPLVREADIFVVVGTSLVVYPAAGLVDFAQPAIPKFIIDKRIPYTSRQQNLITIEKPATEGVSDLIKILKSGG, via the coding sequence TTGGATATGAAAAAAATGGTAGTGTTAACAGGTGCGGGAGTTAGTGCGGAAAGTGGTCTGAAAACCTTTCGCGACAGTGATGGCCTGTGGGAAGGATATAGGGTAGAAGACGTGGCCACTTTTCAAGCCTGGCGAAAGGATCCGGAATTGGTGCTTGAATTCTATAACGTGCGAAGAAAAGGAGTACTCGAAGCGAAACCCAATGCCGCGCATACAGGACTGGCCGAACTGGAAAAAGATTTTGACGTAACCATCATTACACAAAACATTGATGACCTTCATGAAAGGGCCGGTTCCACCCGGGTCCTGCACCTTCATGGGGAGATTTTGAAAATGCGTAGCGAATCCAATGCAAAACTGATCTACCCCATCACAGGAGATATAAGGCTTGGAGATACAGCGGAAGATGGAGCGCAACTCAGGCCGCATATTGTTTGGTTTGGCGAATCGGTCCCGATGATGGATGCCGCGGTTCCGCTGGTACGTGAAGCGGATATTTTTGTGGTAGTAGGCACATCCCTCGTGGTATATCCGGCAGCTGGACTGGTAGATTTTGCGCAACCTGCCATTCCAAAATTCATCATTGATAAAAGGATTCCCTACACGTCCCGCCAACAAAACCTGATAACCATTGAAAAGCCGGCAACAGAAGGAGTTTCAGATCTGATAAAAATTTTAAAGTCCGGAGGCTAA
- a CDS encoding ABC transporter permease — MIRLIIRRLLYGGLVLAGVVMLVFFLFQGIGDPSRLVLGQSGDSLTRENIRKELNLDQPKWKQFLLYMNDISPLAIHDREEITKKGLKGIFIGKKTTLAVKWPYLRRSYQSKKEVGSILLQALPGTLMLATAALLIAVLLGIPLGVLSAVKKDTWLDSSAVFTSILGISAPSFFMGILIAYLFGFVWSDFTGLHLTGNWFEMDELTGERRLTLKNIILPAFTLGIRPLAIITQLTRSSMLDTLQQDYIRTARAKGLSEMRVIGKHALRNALNPVITAVTGWFAELLAGAFFIEYIFGWQGIGKVTVDAFEKLDFPVVMGSVLLSATFFILVNVLADILYGWVDPRIRKK, encoded by the coding sequence ATGATCCGTCTGATCATTAGACGCCTCTTATATGGGGGCCTGGTACTGGCCGGGGTCGTCATGCTTGTGTTTTTTCTTTTTCAGGGAATTGGTGACCCTTCACGGCTTGTATTGGGACAAAGCGGAGATTCCCTGACCCGCGAAAATATCCGAAAGGAATTGAACCTTGACCAACCTAAGTGGAAGCAATTTCTACTGTACATGAATGATATCTCACCCCTGGCCATTCACGACCGGGAGGAAATAACCAAAAAAGGGCTGAAGGGTATTTTCATTGGGAAAAAAACCACCCTGGCGGTCAAATGGCCGTATCTCCGCCGGTCATATCAGTCAAAGAAGGAGGTGGGGAGTATTCTGCTTCAAGCGCTGCCAGGCACTTTGATGCTGGCCACGGCAGCCCTGTTGATCGCTGTATTACTAGGCATCCCGCTTGGCGTACTTTCCGCTGTAAAGAAGGATACCTGGTTGGACAGTTCAGCAGTTTTCACCAGTATACTGGGTATTTCGGCCCCCTCTTTTTTCATGGGGATACTGATCGCTTATTTGTTTGGATTTGTATGGAGTGATTTTACCGGACTTCACCTGACCGGCAACTGGTTTGAAATGGATGAACTTACGGGGGAGCGAAGACTAACCCTGAAAAATATTATCCTGCCCGCCTTTACCCTTGGCATCCGGCCACTCGCGATCATTACGCAATTGACCCGTAGCTCCATGCTGGATACGCTGCAACAGGACTATATAAGGACCGCCCGGGCCAAAGGTCTTTCTGAAATGCGCGTCATTGGCAAACATGCCTTGCGCAACGCGCTGAATCCGGTGATCACCGCGGTTACCGGATGGTTTGCCGAACTGCTTGCAGGTGCCTTTTTTATTGAATACATATTTGGCTGGCAGGGAATTGGTAAGGTTACCGTCGATGCTTTTGAGAAACTGGATTTCCCAGTCGTCATGGGCTCGGTACTCTTGTCTGCCACTTTTTTCATCCTGGTCAATGTACTGGCAGACATCCTATACGGTTGGGTGGATCCCCGCATTCGAAAAAAATAA
- a CDS encoding CBS domain-containing protein, which yields MEKISVLLNQKSPNFHTIGPTEPLDDALHRMANENTDHLIVLGDNNCFMGILSDHEILAKSLMKKIPVQNLKVRDVLETRFPTAMIGDTVEKCIRLLHQHKSRFLAVFDNFDFRGILSVDDLLDALLSRRVELS from the coding sequence ATGGAAAAGATCAGTGTCCTGCTTAATCAAAAATCACCCAATTTTCATACAATCGGTCCAACCGAACCACTCGATGATGCACTTCATCGAATGGCCAATGAAAATACCGATCATCTTATCGTACTGGGAGATAATAATTGTTTTATGGGAATCCTGTCTGATCATGAGATACTGGCCAAAAGCCTCATGAAAAAGATCCCGGTTCAAAACCTGAAAGTGCGGGATGTTTTGGAAACCCGGTTCCCCACAGCCATGATCGGTGATACCGTAGAGAAATGCATCCGGTTGCTACACCAGCATAAGTCACGCTTCCTGGCGGTATTTGATAATTTTGATTTCAGGGGAATACTTTCCGTAGATGATCTCCTGGATGCCTTGCTCAGCCGACGAGTAGAGTTGAGTTGA